Part of the Mycolicibacterium mageritense genome is shown below.
CGCCAGTTCCCCAATCCGCATACGCCCGTTATACCGCCGCGGGTTGCCCCTGACACCGGTGTCAGCTCGTACGGTGCCGCCATGACACTCCCGTTCACCTACCAACCCATCATCGAACGCCCGCCGTTGTCCTGGCCTGGTGGCGCCCGCGTGGCGGTGTACATCGGCCTGAACGTCGAACACTTCCTGGTCGACCGGCCCTCGACCAGCATCTGGCCGGGAACTGCGGACCTGGTGCCGGATGCGCTCAACTACGGTTGGCGCGATTACGGTGCCCGCGTGGGGATCTGGCGGACCATCGAGAGCCTGGACCGGTACGGGGTGCGGCCCAGCGTGCTGCTCAACTCCCAGGTGATCGACCACCACCCCCAGATCGTGGCCGCGGGGCTGGAACGTGACTGGGTGTGGCTCGCGCACGGGCAGACCAACTCGATCCTGCACGCCGGCCTGACCGTCGAACAGGAGCGCAAGGTGCTCGCCGAGATCACCGAGCGCATCGGCGATGCCACCGGGCGGCGGCCCCGCGGCTGGATGGGCCCGGGTCTCACCGAGACCGGTAACACGCCGGAACTGTTGGCCGAGCTGGGCTTCGAGTACCTACTCGACTGGACCAACGACGATCAGCCATATCCGCTGACCGTCCCCGGCATGCTCAGCGTGCCCTACTCGGTGGAGCTCAACGATCTGTTGCTCTTCGGAAAGGGTTTCACCGGAGCGGAATTCGTGCAGATAGTGAAGGACCAGTACGAGCAACTGCACGCCGACTCGGCGACCGGCGGCCGGGTGCTGGCATTGGCGTTGCATCCGTTCGTGATCGGGCAGCCGTTCCGGCACAAGTACTTCGACGAGGCGCTGCGGTTTCTCACGAGTCAGCCCGATGTGTGGGTGACCACAAGTGACGAGATCGCCGCGCACTACCGCACGTTGCGGTAGTGGTTCGCCTGTGGGTTGTGCAACAAGATTATTCGAAAGTTTGTTCGACAAGTCGTGGTTGAGGGTGTAACGTAGGGCACAAGTTCGAAGAGAGGTTCTCCCGCCCGGGAAGGGTGTGTGAGGGCTTCGCCCGCGCCACGTTACTGCTGGCTCGATGGGTTCTGGGGATGCTCGGGACTGTCGGCGCCGTTTGTTTGTCGAACCGCACTGTGTGCGACTTTTGTTGAAAGCCTGGGTATCTGTGATGGACGCTCGGTATCTGGACACCGTCATCAATGAGCTGATTGATGAGCTCACCCCGTCGCCTGAACCTGAGGATGGCGCGGATCGTCGGTTGTGTCATTTGTTGGATGGTCCGCGTCGGGTGGTGGATGACGGGCCGTTGTTGGCGGTGCTGGCCGCCGCGGTGACGTTGGGCAACCTGTGTGACTATGTGATCGCCCAGGCGGTCGGGGCTGCTGAGCGTGCCGGGGTTCCGACGCGTAGGCGGTTGCGGTCGGGGGCGCAGGTGTTGACTGCGTTGGGGGTGGCTCCCGCGGCGGCGTATCGGGCCGCTCGGGTGGGTCGGGCTGCGTACGCTCTGCCGGCGTTGACCGGGCAGCAGCGTCTCGGGGCTCTCGGGATTGAGCTCGTGGATGCGGTCGGTAAGGGTGTCACCCACATCGACGGCCGGGGCGAACTATCCGATCAGGAGCGGGCGCAGGTGGTGCGCACGTTGATGCTTCAGACCACACCGGCGGGGGTGGGTAAGAAGGCCCGCGAGATCGCGATCGCCCACACCGCGGCCCAAGGCGAGGGGGCAGAGCCGGGGGTGGCGGTCGCGGAAAACGCTGACCTCAACGAGATGACCTTGCACCAGAACGAGGACGGACGGGTCAACGCCACCTTGGATCTGGATGCGCTGACCGGGGAAGAACTGTTCGCCGCACTGGATCCGCTGTGCCGGCCGGTGCCGCTGCCCGACGGGTCACCGGATCCCCGCTCGACGGAGCATCGTCGCGCAGATGCGTTCGGGCAACTGGTGCGCAGCTATCTGTCCGGTTCCGGGCGTCCCGCCTCTGGTGGGGTTCTGCCGCACGTCACCCTGATCCGGCCCGCGACCGCCGCGACGGTGGCCGCAGGCGGAGGGATGTTCGGTGAGGAACGCGGTGTGGATATGCTCGGGTTCACCGGGCCGATCAGCGGTGTCACCGCCGAGCTGGTCGCGTGTGACAGCACCACGGGGACCGTGTTGGTTGATCCCGACGGTGCACCGCTGGATGTGGGGCGCAGTGAGCGGTTGTTCCCGCCGCACATCCGTAAAGCGTTAGCGATCCGTGATCAGGGATGCGCGTTTCCGGGCTGCGGCAGACCCGTGTCCTGGTGCGATGCCCACCACATAAAACCTTGGGGCACAGGGGGAGTCACCTGTGTCGACAACGGCGTGCTGTTCTGCCGGTGTCACCACACGATGATTCACCACAGTGACTGGCAGGTCTATCTCGGCGCTGATCGTCACCCGTGGTTCATCCCGCCGTATGACCGGGCTGGGCCCGAGCCGCCGCACCTGCGCTCGCATGCCCGACGCACCCTGACCTCGATGCCCACCGCCGCATAACCACCAACCCACTAACGCACCTTGACAACTCCACAGCGAAAAGCCGCCGCACACGTGGCGGGTATCGGCGGACACCGAGCCGCCGGACCTGCCACGGTCGAAAAGCCCCGATGTTCTAGGGGAAAGCTGTAGCGGCATAGCGTTGATCGCGAGTGCGGCACAATACCGGTGTCGGTCGCCGATGATCACGACGCGACGCCGAGCGGTTCGGAGGGCGCCTCGGGAAGCGCCTGGTCCGCGATCGCGCGCAAGGTGCGCAGGATCAGTGCGATGTTCGGGTCGCGCTGCCGGCCGGCGCGGACGACGGCGCTGATGGTGCGCCCGCCGAGATCCAGCCCACCGACGATGAGCCCCTCGAGGGCTGCCGGAACCGAGAGCCGCGGCACGATCGCCGAGGCGACCTCGGTGGCCGCCAGATCGCAGATGTTCTGCGCACCGATCAACCGGTGCTTGACCTGAGGTGTGAATCCGGCACTTTCACCGGCTCGCATGACGGCGGCCCCGAGG
Proteins encoded:
- a CDS encoding polysaccharide deacetylase family protein — encoded protein: MTLPFTYQPIIERPPLSWPGGARVAVYIGLNVEHFLVDRPSTSIWPGTADLVPDALNYGWRDYGARVGIWRTIESLDRYGVRPSVLLNSQVIDHHPQIVAAGLERDWVWLAHGQTNSILHAGLTVEQERKVLAEITERIGDATGRRPRGWMGPGLTETGNTPELLAELGFEYLLDWTNDDQPYPLTVPGMLSVPYSVELNDLLLFGKGFTGAEFVQIVKDQYEQLHADSATGGRVLALALHPFVIGQPFRHKYFDEALRFLTSQPDVWVTTSDEIAAHYRTLR
- a CDS encoding HNH endonuclease signature motif containing protein, with the protein product MDDGPLLAVLAAAVTLGNLCDYVIAQAVGAAERAGVPTRRRLRSGAQVLTALGVAPAAAYRAARVGRAAYALPALTGQQRLGALGIELVDAVGKGVTHIDGRGELSDQERAQVVRTLMLQTTPAGVGKKAREIAIAHTAAQGEGAEPGVAVAENADLNEMTLHQNEDGRVNATLDLDALTGEELFAALDPLCRPVPLPDGSPDPRSTEHRRADAFGQLVRSYLSGSGRPASGGVLPHVTLIRPATAATVAAGGGMFGEERGVDMLGFTGPISGVTAELVACDSTTGTVLVDPDGAPLDVGRSERLFPPHIRKALAIRDQGCAFPGCGRPVSWCDAHHIKPWGTGGVTCVDNGVLFCRCHHTMIHHSDWQVYLGADRHPWFIPPYDRAGPEPPHLRSHARRTLTSMPTAA